A single region of the Pontimicrobium sp. SW4 genome encodes:
- a CDS encoding tetratricopeptide repeat protein, whose protein sequence is MKFIIYISCFFLSVTAFSQNDEALAKSYFDNGEFEKALISYQNLYQTKKNNLNYFFTIIEIHQQLEQYDLAELLLKERINGQRDGQFLVELGYNFQLRGNQDEAEKYYSEAISQIENEPVFAYFVARRFEVHALIDKAAIVYERAMELRPESNFHNQLARIYGEQGEVEKMFNSYVDFIEVSPTFVHQAKRLFSQYITENGNDENNEFLRKAFLRKAQLNPDIIWNQLLSWLFIQQRDYNKAFAQERAIFKRAPESLRGILDLARIAIEQDEVEVANTILNYVIENVMEPTIVLDAHKDLLEIEAKHSLKDNYISIDEKYKSLLELYGRNVQTTNLQLSYAKFLAFYFNKPEAAIVFLKETLNNRVSRVQEARVKLLLGDILILQERFNEALIYYSQIQVSLKNSIISQEARFRVAKASYYKGDFKWAESQLKILKSSTSQLIANDALDLKLLISDNKYDDSTQTALKLYAKADLLAFQNKTNEAISKLDVIIANHKTESIMDQALYKQARLFEQLKDYPKAETNYLAIIEDYREDILADDAYYRLAELYSNQLAQPEKAKEFYEKVIFDYADSIFFVEARKKYRALRGDAIN, encoded by the coding sequence ATGAAGTTTATAATCTATATAAGTTGTTTCTTTTTATCAGTCACTGCATTTTCACAGAATGATGAGGCTTTAGCTAAGAGCTATTTTGATAATGGTGAGTTTGAGAAAGCATTAATTTCTTATCAAAACCTATATCAAACTAAGAAAAATAACTTAAACTACTTTTTTACAATTATTGAAATACATCAACAGTTAGAACAGTATGATTTAGCCGAACTTTTACTTAAAGAAAGAATAAATGGTCAAAGAGATGGACAATTTCTTGTGGAGCTAGGTTATAATTTTCAGTTAAGAGGGAATCAAGATGAGGCTGAAAAGTATTATAGCGAAGCTATTTCTCAAATAGAAAACGAACCTGTGTTTGCTTATTTTGTTGCACGTCGTTTTGAAGTACATGCGCTTATTGATAAAGCTGCAATTGTTTACGAGAGAGCTATGGAATTGCGTCCTGAGTCAAATTTTCACAATCAGTTAGCTCGTATTTATGGAGAACAAGGTGAGGTTGAAAAAATGTTCAATAGTTATGTCGACTTCATAGAAGTAAGCCCAACATTTGTACATCAAGCAAAACGGTTATTTAGTCAGTACATTACTGAAAATGGAAACGACGAGAATAATGAGTTTTTAAGAAAAGCATTTTTACGTAAGGCACAATTAAACCCAGATATAATTTGGAATCAGTTGTTAAGTTGGTTATTTATTCAGCAAAGAGACTATAATAAAGCATTTGCACAAGAACGCGCTATTTTTAAAAGAGCACCAGAGTCTTTAAGAGGTATTTTAGATTTAGCAAGAATTGCAATTGAGCAAGATGAGGTTGAAGTAGCAAATACTATTTTAAATTATGTTATCGAAAATGTGATGGAACCAACCATTGTGCTTGATGCTCACAAAGATTTGTTAGAAATTGAGGCGAAACACTCTTTAAAGGATAATTACATCTCCATAGACGAAAAGTATAAAAGCTTATTGGAGCTCTATGGAAGAAATGTTCAAACCACTAATTTACAGTTGTCCTACGCTAAGTTTCTGGCTTTTTATTTTAACAAGCCAGAAGCAGCTATTGTCTTTTTAAAAGAAACGTTAAATAATAGAGTATCTAGAGTGCAAGAAGCTAGAGTTAAACTACTTTTAGGAGATATATTGATATTGCAAGAAAGGTTTAACGAAGCACTAATTTATTATTCTCAAATTCAAGTGAGTTTAAAAAATAGTATTATTTCGCAAGAAGCTAGGTTTCGAGTAGCAAAAGCAAGTTATTATAAAGGCGACTTTAAATGGGCAGAATCTCAATTAAAAATTCTTAAATCATCCACATCGCAATTAATTGCTAATGATGCTTTAGACTTAAAGTTATTAATATCAGATAATAAATATGACGACTCCACGCAAACCGCTTTAAAGTTGTATGCTAAGGCAGATTTATTGGCGTTTCAAAATAAAACCAATGAAGCTATTTCTAAGTTAGATGTAATTATTGCTAACCACAAAACGGAGTCTATTATGGATCAAGCTTTGTATAAGCAAGCTAGATTGTTTGAACAATTAAAAGACTACCCAAAAGCCGAAACTAATTACTTAGCAATTATTGAAGATTATCGTGAAGATATTTTAGCAGACGATGCGTATTACAGATTAGCTGAACTATACAGCAACCAATTGGCACAACCAGAAAAGGCGAAAGAGTTTTACGAAAAAGTTATTTTCGATTATGCAGATAGTATCTTTTTTGTTGAAGCACGTAAGAAGTATAGAGCGCTGCGTGGTGATGCTATAAATTAA
- the mgtE gene encoding magnesium transporter, with amino-acid sequence MSEETENIQFQLTDELIENVEQLIAEKSDKKLQLLLNEFHYADVAEILDELDQEAAVYVIKLLDSETTSDILMELDEDIREKVLQNLSAKEIAEEIEELDTDDAADMISELPEERQEEVISKIEDEEHKAEIEELLAYDEDTAGGLMAKELVKVYETWTVAGCMRRIRGQAKDVTRVHSIYVVDKQERLIGRLSLKDLIVAKSDQKIVEISNSNVDSVNVNEEAEEVVRIMSKYDLEAIPVVDNDQILLGRITIDDVVDVMKEEADKDYQLAAGITQDVEADDSIFELTRARLPWLFLGLVGGVGAFLIMEGFQKAFDTYKVLFFFTPLIAAMAGNVGVQSSAIIVQGLANDDVKGSINNRLIKEMLLAALNGVILALFLFLFVWLYEHDITTALAISVSLVAVIIIAGLIGTFIPLFLDKRGIDPAIATGPFITTSNDIFGILIYFWIAKFILNI; translated from the coding sequence ATGTCAGAAGAAACCGAAAACATACAGTTTCAACTCACTGATGAACTCATTGAAAATGTTGAACAGCTTATCGCAGAAAAAAGCGATAAAAAGTTACAACTATTATTAAATGAATTTCATTATGCTGATGTTGCTGAAATTCTTGACGAACTTGATCAAGAAGCAGCAGTGTATGTGATTAAGTTATTAGATTCTGAAACCACTTCAGATATCTTAATGGAACTCGATGAAGATATTCGAGAAAAAGTACTCCAAAATTTATCGGCTAAAGAAATTGCTGAAGAAATTGAAGAGCTAGATACCGATGATGCTGCCGATATGATTTCTGAACTTCCAGAAGAACGTCAGGAAGAAGTAATTTCTAAAATTGAAGACGAAGAGCATAAAGCGGAGATTGAAGAACTTTTAGCTTATGACGAGGATACAGCTGGTGGACTTATGGCGAAAGAACTTGTAAAAGTTTATGAAACCTGGACGGTTGCTGGTTGCATGCGTCGTATTAGAGGTCAAGCCAAAGATGTGACTCGCGTGCACTCTATTTATGTTGTAGACAAACAAGAAAGACTTATTGGTCGTTTGTCTTTAAAAGATTTAATTGTTGCTAAAAGCGATCAAAAAATTGTTGAAATATCTAACTCAAATGTCGATTCCGTAAATGTAAATGAAGAAGCGGAAGAAGTAGTAAGAATAATGTCTAAATACGACTTGGAAGCTATTCCTGTTGTAGATAATGACCAAATTTTACTAGGAAGAATTACTATCGATGACGTTGTAGATGTCATGAAAGAGGAAGCGGATAAAGATTACCAATTAGCAGCAGGTATTACCCAAGATGTAGAGGCAGATGATAGTATTTTTGAGCTTACTAGAGCAAGATTACCTTGGCTTTTTTTAGGTTTGGTAGGAGGTGTTGGTGCATTTTTAATTATGGAAGGTTTTCAAAAAGCTTTCGATACCTATAAAGTACTTTTCTTTTTTACACCATTAATTGCGGCTATGGCTGGAAATGTTGGTGTGCAATCAAGTGCAATTATTGTTCAGGGTTTAGCTAATGACGATGTTAAAGGCAGTATTAATAACCGCTTAATAAAAGAGATGCTTTTAGCGGCACTTAACGGTGTTATTTTAGCGCTATTTTTATTTTTATTTGTATGGCTGTATGAGCATGATATTACTACAGCTTTAGCTATTTCTGTTTCTCTTGTCGCTGTCATTATTATTGCTGGTTTAATAGGAACATTTATTCCTTTATTTTTAGACAAAAGAGGTATAGATCCTGCTATTGCAACTGGCCCTTTTATTACTACAAGTAATGATATTTTTGGAATCTTAATTTATTTTTGGATTGCAAAATTCATTCTTAATATATAG
- a CDS encoding DUF4286 family protein, with translation MIIYNVTVNVDESIHQEWLNWIKLHIPQVLATGKFIDAKLTKVLIDEEMGGTTYSVQYKAKSREALDSYYAHDAERLRSEGLKQFADKMLAFRTELEVIDEYSVTFN, from the coding sequence ATGATAATTTACAACGTAACCGTTAATGTAGATGAAAGTATTCATCAAGAATGGCTTAATTGGATTAAGCTTCATATCCCTCAAGTATTAGCTACGGGAAAATTTATAGATGCAAAACTCACTAAAGTTTTAATTGACGAAGAAATGGGAGGTACAACCTATTCAGTACAGTATAAAGCTAAGTCTAGAGAAGCTTTAGATAGTTACTATGCACATGATGCAGAGCGATTAAGAAGTGAAGGTTTAAAACAGTTTGCAGATAAAATGTTAGCTTTTAGAACAGAACTGGAAGTGATTGATGAGTATTCGGTAACATTTAATTAA
- a CDS encoding 2-hydroxyacid dehydrogenase: MKILHLDTNHSLLINQLNDLGFINHEDYKSSKEDIETKIHEYDGIIIRSRFTIDKEFLDNATNLKFIGRVGAGLENIDCGYAESKDVYLISAPEGNRNAVGEHALGMLLSLFNKLNKADKEVRQGKWLREDNRGIELDGKTVGLIGYGNMGKAFAKKLRGFEVEVLCYDIKPNVGDENAKQVTLQELQDKADVLSLHTPQTPLTTKMVNEAFVNQFKKSFWLINTARGKSVVTSDLVEALKSGKILGAGLDVLEYEKASFENLFSSEMLQAFQYLIQSENVLLTPHVAGWTIESKEKLAQTIVDRIKQRFC; the protein is encoded by the coding sequence ATGAAAATTCTTCACCTCGATACCAATCATTCTTTATTAATCAATCAACTAAATGATTTAGGTTTTATAAATCACGAGGATTATAAATCTTCAAAAGAAGACATTGAAACAAAAATCCATGAGTATGATGGAATTATTATTAGAAGCAGATTCACGATAGATAAAGAGTTCTTAGATAATGCAACCAATCTTAAATTTATTGGAAGAGTAGGAGCTGGACTTGAAAATATTGATTGCGGTTATGCCGAATCAAAAGATGTTTATCTTATTTCTGCGCCTGAAGGAAACCGAAACGCTGTTGGTGAACATGCTTTAGGAATGTTACTTTCGTTGTTTAATAAACTCAATAAAGCAGATAAAGAAGTAAGGCAAGGTAAATGGTTGCGAGAAGACAATAGAGGTATTGAACTAGACGGAAAAACGGTTGGATTGATTGGTTATGGCAATATGGGAAAAGCTTTCGCTAAAAAACTAAGAGGCTTTGAGGTTGAGGTGTTGTGTTATGACATTAAACCCAATGTTGGAGATGAAAATGCAAAGCAAGTAACGCTTCAAGAACTTCAAGACAAAGCAGATGTGCTTAGTCTACATACACCACAAACACCTTTGACTACAAAAATGGTGAATGAAGCTTTTGTTAATCAATTTAAAAAATCGTTTTGGTTAATTAACACAGCAAGAGGTAAGAGCGTTGTGACCTCAGATTTAGTTGAAGCATTAAAATCTGGCAAAATATTAGGAGCAGGGTTAGATGTTTTGGAGTATGAAAAAGCGTCATTTGAGAATTTGTTTTCTTCTGAAATGCTTCAAGCTTTCCAATATTTAATACAATCTGAAAATGTTTTACTCACACCTCATGTAGCAGGTTGGACTATTGAGAGTAAAGAAAAGTTAGCACAAACCATTGTAGATAGAATAAAGCAAAGATTTTGCTAA
- a CDS encoding VOC family protein, whose amino-acid sequence MKKRVTGIGGLFFKTTDPKASKEWYKKHLGFNTDDYGCTFWWKDKDGNDCSTQWSPFAQDTKYYEPSKKDFMFNYRVENLHELMAVLKEEGVTIIGDIQEYDYGKFGYIMDNDGNKIELWEPVDKAFQ is encoded by the coding sequence ATGAAAAAAAGAGTAACTGGAATAGGAGGTTTGTTTTTTAAGACTACAGACCCAAAAGCATCTAAAGAATGGTACAAAAAACACTTAGGATTTAATACAGATGATTACGGTTGTACCTTTTGGTGGAAAGACAAAGATGGGAATGATTGCTCAACGCAGTGGAGTCCGTTTGCACAAGACACCAAATATTATGAACCTTCTAAGAAAGATTTCATGTTTAATTATCGCGTTGAAAATTTACATGAACTAATGGCTGTTTTAAAGGAAGAAGGCGTCACTATTATTGGAGATATTCAAGAATATGACTACGGAAAGTTTGGATACATTATGGACAACGACGGAAATAAAATTGAACTATGGGAGCCTGTAGACAAGGCATTTCAATAA
- a CDS encoding GNAT family N-acetyltransferase, whose amino-acid sequence MQIAVTNRLILTEITLEDAPFMLKLMNTPNWIKYIGDRNVKTVNDTEAYLKNGILKSYARVGYGFYKVVQKLEPNTAIGICGLVKREELDIPDIGFGFLPEHEGKGFGYESSVAVLEQAKNKFCLDKVGAITLELNTNSIKLLEKLGFSFEKRVKPFDDDKELLFFAKELL is encoded by the coding sequence ATGCAAATAGCTGTAACAAACCGTTTAATCCTTACCGAAATAACCTTAGAGGATGCACCATTCATGTTAAAACTCATGAATACACCTAACTGGATTAAATATATTGGTGACCGAAACGTGAAAACTGTTAATGACACTGAGGCATATCTTAAAAATGGCATTCTAAAAAGTTATGCAAGAGTTGGCTATGGTTTCTATAAAGTTGTACAAAAATTAGAGCCTAATACTGCTATTGGTATTTGTGGTTTAGTGAAACGTGAAGAATTGGATATTCCAGATATTGGTTTTGGATTTTTACCAGAGCACGAAGGCAAAGGGTTTGGTTATGAATCTTCGGTTGCAGTTTTAGAGCAAGCGAAGAATAAGTTTTGTTTAGACAAAGTAGGCGCAATTACCTTAGAGTTAAATACAAATTCCATCAAACTTTTAGAAAAACTAGGCTTTTCTTTCGAAAAAAGAGTAAAACCCTTTGATGATGATAAAGAACTTCTGTTCTTTGCAAAAGAATTACTTTAA
- the rsmA gene encoding 16S rRNA (adenine(1518)-N(6)/adenine(1519)-N(6))-dimethyltransferase RsmA, whose protein sequence is MTVKAKKHLGQHFLRDENIAEKIANTLSLIGYDDVLEIGPGMGVLTKYLLQKDIATYVIEIDSESVEYLQANFLNLAPRIIEQNFLKYNLNEVFKESQFAIIGNFPYNISTQIVFKTLEMRHQIPEFSGMFQKEVAQRICEKEGNKTYGILSVLTQAFYDAEYLFTVPPSVFNPPPKVDSGVLRLTRKENFDLPCDETFFFRVVKTAFQQRRKTLRNSLKTLNLSDNLKANVIFGKRPEQLSVDSFIELTQLIESDVES, encoded by the coding sequence TTGACAGTAAAAGCTAAAAAACACCTAGGACAACATTTTTTGCGAGATGAAAATATCGCAGAAAAAATAGCCAATACATTATCCTTAATAGGGTATGATGACGTATTGGAGATTGGACCAGGAATGGGTGTTCTTACCAAGTATTTACTTCAAAAAGATATTGCGACGTATGTTATTGAAATAGATTCAGAATCGGTTGAATATTTACAAGCAAACTTCTTGAATTTAGCACCAAGAATCATTGAACAAAACTTTTTAAAATATAATCTTAACGAAGTTTTTAAGGAATCGCAATTCGCTATTATTGGTAATTTTCCTTATAATATATCTACACAAATAGTTTTTAAAACGTTAGAAATGCGTCATCAAATTCCTGAGTTTTCAGGAATGTTTCAAAAAGAAGTAGCACAGCGTATTTGCGAAAAAGAAGGTAATAAAACTTATGGAATACTTTCAGTATTAACACAAGCTTTTTATGACGCTGAGTACTTATTTACAGTACCACCATCTGTGTTTAATCCACCCCCAAAAGTGGATTCTGGAGTACTCCGTTTAACTAGAAAAGAAAATTTTGATTTGCCGTGTGATGAAACGTTTTTTTTTAGAGTGGTTAAAACTGCTTTTCAACAACGTCGAAAAACATTACGAAACAGTTTAAAAACCTTGAATCTTTCCGATAATTTAAAAGCAAATGTTATATTTGGCAAACGTCCAGAACAATTAAGTGTTGATTCGTTTATTGAACTTACACAATTAATTGAAAGTGATGTTGAATCATAA
- a CDS encoding cupin domain-containing protein — MKSINISEKFNKFSKNWHPHQIAIVDNMQVILAKLKGEFVWHSHDDEDELFQVIKGTLYMQFRDRTEVVSEGEIIVIPKGVEHNPCTKNDEEVHVLLFEKLSTAHTGKVIDEKTQTHYPKI; from the coding sequence ATGAAATCAATAAATATCTCTGAAAAATTCAACAAATTCTCTAAAAATTGGCATCCACATCAAATTGCAATTGTTGACAATATGCAAGTCATTTTAGCTAAGTTAAAAGGTGAGTTTGTATGGCATAGTCACGATGATGAAGATGAGTTATTTCAGGTTATAAAAGGCACACTTTATATGCAATTTAGAGATAGAACAGAAGTTGTAAGTGAAGGAGAAATTATTGTAATTCCTAAAGGTGTGGAGCATAATCCTTGTACTAAAAATGATGAGGAAGTACATGTATTATTGTTTGAAAAACTATCAACAGCACATACAGGAAAGGTTATAGACGAAAAAACACAAACGCATTATCCTAAAATCTAG
- a CDS encoding metalloregulator ArsR/SmtB family transcription factor: MGASKVDIYSNEINEIAVVAKVFSHPARVAILQYISKQEACICNDIVEEIGLAQATISQHLKVINDAGLLRGTFEGKSLCYCLNIDRFQQLQELFNTFFNKTKLNCC, from the coding sequence ATGGGAGCGTCAAAAGTAGATATTTATTCAAATGAAATAAACGAAATTGCAGTTGTAGCAAAGGTGTTTTCTCACCCTGCAAGAGTAGCGATTTTACAATATATAAGTAAACAAGAGGCATGTATTTGTAATGATATAGTTGAAGAAATTGGATTAGCTCAAGCTACAATATCACAACACTTAAAAGTCATTAATGACGCAGGATTACTAAGAGGTACTTTTGAAGGAAAAAGCCTTTGTTATTGCTTAAATATTGACCGATTTCAACAATTGCAAGAGCTATTTAATACATTTTTTAATAAAACAAAATTAAATTGTTGCTAA
- a CDS encoding DUF1801 domain-containing protein, with the protein MQYKATSPEDYISQIPKERQEAMKKLRKVIQDNLPKGFEEGMNYNMIGYYVPHSIYPNGYHCDTKLPLPFMNIASQKNFVAVYHMGMYAKKEILDWFTSEYPKHCKYKLDMGKSCVRFKKIEDIPYELIGQLTAKMSADEWIQVYESAFKR; encoded by the coding sequence ATGCAGTATAAAGCAACATCACCAGAAGACTACATAAGCCAAATTCCTAAAGAAAGACAAGAAGCAATGAAAAAGCTTCGTAAAGTTATTCAAGATAATTTACCAAAAGGATTTGAAGAAGGAATGAATTATAACATGATTGGTTATTATGTTCCACATTCAATTTACCCAAACGGTTATCACTGTGATACAAAACTACCATTGCCATTTATGAATATTGCTTCACAGAAAAATTTTGTAGCTGTGTATCACATGGGAATGTATGCAAAAAAAGAAATATTAGATTGGTTTACATCTGAATACCCAAAGCATTGTAAATACAAATTAGATATGGGGAAAAGCTGTGTTCGATTTAAAAAAATTGAAGACATTCCATATGAGCTAATAGGTCAGCTAACGGCTAAGATGTCAGCTGATGAATGGATTCAAGTATATGAAAGTGCTTTTAAGAGATAA
- a CDS encoding DUF4199 domain-containing protein: MKKTVLKYGSYGLLTGVVLFLVSILVTKSLDYSLQEILGYVTMVATLSFIFFGIKHYRDKVNNGVVSFGKSLLIGLLISALVGVGVAIADYIYTTVVNPDFAQEYLDRTIAILETEYSGAELEAKKAELTQQMKDYGGSGFMATLMFVTVVIIGFIISLISGLILQRKN, translated from the coding sequence ATGAAAAAAACAGTTTTAAAATATGGCTCTTATGGACTTTTAACAGGAGTTGTATTATTTTTAGTTTCAATTTTAGTAACCAAAAGCCTTGATTATTCATTACAAGAAATTTTAGGCTATGTTACCATGGTTGCAACATTATCCTTTATATTTTTCGGAATTAAACATTACAGAGACAAGGTAAATAATGGTGTTGTTAGCTTTGGAAAATCGTTATTGATTGGCTTGCTAATTTCTGCACTTGTTGGAGTGGGAGTTGCTATAGCAGATTATATTTATACAACAGTTGTAAATCCTGATTTTGCTCAAGAATACTTAGATAGAACCATTGCGATTTTAGAAACAGAGTATTCTGGTGCCGAACTTGAAGCCAAAAAGGCAGAACTCACTCAGCAAATGAAGGATTACGGAGGCTCAGGCTTTATGGCTACATTAATGTTTGTAACAGTCGTAATCATTGGATTTATAATTTCATTAATTTCAGGGCTAATCCTTCAACGAAAAAACTAA
- a CDS encoding response regulator transcription factor, producing the protein MKKTILVFTLLILAIFLLFQLSKYAMISGNLNLEITIAVIAIVFFFVGVYLNKKSLHKRKVTSTEINHQKIQDLEISNREYEVLQAISEGLSNKEIAEKLFLSESTIKTHVSNLLVKLNAKRRTQAIQIAKAYQII; encoded by the coding sequence ATGAAGAAAACGATTCTTGTTTTTACGCTGCTTATTCTAGCTATATTTCTATTGTTTCAACTTAGTAAATATGCAATGATATCTGGTAATTTAAACCTTGAAATTACGATTGCCGTTATTGCCATAGTTTTCTTTTTTGTTGGTGTGTATCTCAACAAAAAGAGTCTTCATAAAAGGAAAGTTACTTCAACCGAAATTAACCATCAAAAGATTCAAGATTTAGAAATTAGTAATCGAGAATATGAAGTACTTCAGGCCATCTCTGAAGGATTATCAAATAAAGAAATAGCTGAAAAATTATTTCTCTCAGAAAGTACTATAAAAACTCATGTCTCAAATCTTTTAGTAAAGCTAAACGCAAAAAGACGTACACAAGCCATTCAAATTGCTAAAGCATATCAAATTATTTAA